One genomic segment of Sander lucioperca isolate FBNREF2018 chromosome 10, SLUC_FBN_1.2, whole genome shotgun sequence includes these proteins:
- the LOC116035286 gene encoding sulfotransferase 2B1-like yields the protein MTSSTKYIQYRNIFLSFGSHSKESLEYAQNFSVEDSDVFAVTYPKSGTVWMQEILPLVLNGGDVTPIQTIHNWDRVPWLEQKRLAMVVDQLASPRALVTHFPYRLMPPSFHTSKAKVIYVMRNPKDVMVSSYFFHQMAEFLEDPGTFDEFMDKFLEGRVTFGKWTDHVKGWRDTELGDRIMYITYEEMAKDLPAAVRRFSDFLGRNLSEEVIQKIAEHCSFKTMKTNKMSNFSLVPKEFMNPDKSPFFRKGVAGDWENHFSSEQLARFTSAIRKEMESASFSLPWSME from the exons ATGACGTCCTCAACCAAGTACATTCAGTACCGTAACATTTTCCTGTCCTTTGGCTCTCACAGTAAAGAGAGCTTGGAATACGCCCAAAATTTCTCTGTAGAAGACAGCGATGTATTTGCTGTGACTTACCCCAAGTCAG GTACAGTCTGGATGCAGGAGATCCTCCCACTGGTGCTGAATGGGGGGGATGTGACGCCGATCCAAACCATTCATAACTGGGACCGGGTCCCCTGGCTGGAGCAGAAAAGATTAGCAATGGTTGTGGATCAGTTGGCATCTCCACGGGCGCTGGTCACACATTTTCCTTACCGCCTCATGCCCCCTTCCTTCCACACCTCCAAAGCCAAG GTGATCTATGTCATGAGGAACCCTAAGGATGTCATGGTGTCTTCATATTTCTTCCATCAGATGGCCGAATTCCTCGAGGATCCAGGAACCTTTGATGAATTCATGGATAAATTCCTTGAgggcagag TGACGTTTGGAAAATGGACAGACCATGTGAAGGGCTGGAGAGACACAGAGCTGGGAGACAGAATAATGTACATCACATATGAAGAAATGGCTAAG GACCTCCCTGCAGCTGTCAGGCGTTTCTCAGATTTTCTGGGCCGTAATCTGAGTGAAGAAGTCATTCAGAAGATAGCAGAACATTGCTCTTTCAAGACCATGAAGACCAACAAAATGTCCAACTTCAGCCTGGTCCCTAAGGAGTTCATGAACCCCGACAAATCTCCCTTCTTCAGGAAAG GTGTTGCCGGAGACTGGGAAAACCATTTTAGCTCCGAGCAACTGGCCAGATTCACATCGGCCATTCGTAAAGAGATGGAGAGTGCGAGCTTCTCTCTGCCATGGAGCATGGAATGA